A genomic region of Fundulus heteroclitus isolate FHET01 chromosome 24, MU-UCD_Fhet_4.1, whole genome shotgun sequence contains the following coding sequences:
- the LOC118557847 gene encoding gastrula zinc finger protein XlCGF8.2DB-like isoform X2, whose amino-acid sequence MRIHTKEKPFGCDVCGKRFTSSSNLSAHMRIHTGDKPFGCDVCGKRCTSKSNLNAHKRIHTGEKPFCCFVCGKRCSLKSHLILHMRIHTGEKPFCCDTCGKKCSSKSHLMSHMRSHTGEKPFTCDPCGKRFAIKSRLNKHMKIHTGEKPFSCDTCGKGFSSKSYLNIHIETHSGEKPFSCDGCGKRFSSRTYLNLHMKIHTGEKPFGCDTCGKKFSSNSNLSRHMRIHTGEKPFACDACGKRCSSKSDLKKHMRIHTGEKPFACGACGKRFSSKSELNRHMRIHTGEKPFACDTCFKRCASKSELNRHTRIHTGEKPFGCDVCGKRFYSKSNLNAHIRIHSGDKPFGCDVCGKRFSAKSQLKTHTRIHKREKSFDET is encoded by the coding sequence atgagaatccacacaaaAGAGAAACCCTTTGGTTGTGATGTTTGTGGGAAAAGATTTACTTCAAGCTCAAACTTAAGTGCGCATATGAGGATACACACAGGAGATAAGCCCTTTGGCTGTGATGTTTGTGGTAAAAGATGTActtcaaagtcaaatttaaatgcGCATAAGaggatccacacaggagagaagcccttttgttgttttgtgtgtggTAAAAGATGTTCCTTAAAGTCAcatttaatcttacatatgagaatccacacaggtgagaaacccTTTTGTTGTGATACTTGTGGTAAAAAATGTTCCTCAAAGTCACATTTAATGTCTCACATGAGAAGCCACACGGGAGAAAAACCTTTTACCTGTGACCCTTGTGGTAAAAGATTTGCCATCAAGTCACGTTTAAATAAACATATGAAAATACACACTGGAGAAAAACCTTTTAGTTGTGATACATGTGGTAAAGGATTTTCCAGCAAGTCATATTTAAACATACACATAGAAACCCACTCAGGGGAGAAACCCTTTAGTTGTGATGGCTGTGGTAAAcgattttccagcaggacatatTTAAACTTGCATAtgaaaatccatacaggagagaaaccctttGGCTGTGACACATGTGGAAAGAAATTTTCCTCAAACTCAAATTTAagcagacacatgagaatccacacaggagagaaaccctttGCTTGTGATGCTTGTGGTAAAAGGTGTTCCTCAaagtcagatttaaaaaaacacatgagaatccatacaggagagaaaccctttGCTTGTGGTGCATGTGGTAAAAGATTTTCCTCAAAGTCAGagttaaacagacacatgagaatccacacaggagaaaaaCCCTTTGCCTGTGATACATGTTTTAAAAGATGTGCCTCAAAGTCAGAGTTAAACAGACACAcaagaatccacacaggagagaaaccttttggttgtgatgtGTGTGGTAAAAGATTTTACTCAAAGTCAAACCTTAATGCCCATATAAGAATCCACTCAGGAGATaaaccttttggttgtgatgtatgtggtaaaagattttctgcaaaatcacaattaaaaacacacacaagaatccaCAAGAGAGAGAAATCCTTTGATGAGACTTAG
- the LOC118557847 gene encoding gastrula zinc finger protein XlCGF57.1-like isoform X1, translated as MFSAEIKEEDPEQQNPGGDLQKPELLHIKEEREIIWTNQEGEQLNLEETEDTRFPLTVVHIKSEEDEEKPLFSHFHQQRTEVRDFPTNASADHFKVKIEEEYPRTAETNSNPYLNIYAGNSSYSETADGERDGEDDDENHHKSHLKQLSDSETEDSEEDGKESWVPGHTVKSFSYYKCGEEIAKRFSLQSHVSSHPRLKTSVCSVNEKCFREEGNVDSLTNIIADSKKFDHNFDCVACGKRFAVKSHLKKHMRIHTKEKPFGCDVCGKRFTSSSNLSAHMRIHTGDKPFGCDVCGKRCTSKSNLNAHKRIHTGEKPFCCFVCGKRCSLKSHLILHMRIHTGEKPFCCDTCGKKCSSKSHLMSHMRSHTGEKPFTCDPCGKRFAIKSRLNKHMKIHTGEKPFSCDTCGKGFSSKSYLNIHIETHSGEKPFSCDGCGKRFSSRTYLNLHMKIHTGEKPFGCDTCGKKFSSNSNLSRHMRIHTGEKPFACDACGKRCSSKSDLKKHMRIHTGEKPFACGACGKRFSSKSELNRHMRIHTGEKPFACDTCFKRCASKSELNRHTRIHTGEKPFGCDVCGKRFYSKSNLNAHIRIHSGDKPFGCDVCGKRFSAKSQLKTHTRIHKREKSFDET; from the exons a tgttttctGCAGAAATTAAAGAAGAAGACCCTGAGCAACAGAATCCTGGTGGAGACCTGCAAAAACcggagctcctccacataaaggaggaaagGGAAATAATCTGGACTAACCAGGAAGGAGAGCAATTGAATTTGGAGGAAACTGAAGATAccaggtttccattaactgtCGTTCATATAAAaagtgaagaggatgaagagaaACCTCTATTTTCTCACTTTCATCAACAGCGAACAGAAGTCAGAGATTTTCCAACCAACGCTTCAGCTGAccatttcaaagtaaaaattgAAGAGGAATACCCTAGAACAGCAGAAACCAACAGCAAcccatatttaaatatttatgcagGCAATTCCAGCTATTCAGAGACTGCAGATGGTGAACGTGATGGAGAGGATGATGATGAGAACCACCATAAATCTCATCTTAAACAGTTATCAGACTCTGAAACTGAAGACAGTGAAGAGGATGGTAAGGAGAGCTGGGTTCCTGGCCACACTGTCAAATCCTTTAGCTACTATAAGTGTGGGGAAGAAATTGCCAAGAGATTCTCTCTACAGAGTCACGTATCAAGTCATCCAAGATTAAAGACTTCAGTTTGTTCAGTTAATGAGAAATGTTTCAGAGAAGAGGGAAATGTGGATTCACTGACAAACATCATTGCAGATAGTAAAAAGTTTGATCACAACTTCGATTGTGTTGCCTGTGGAAAAAGGTTTGCTGTGAAGTcacatttaaagaaacacatgagaatccacacaaaAGAGAAACCCTTTGGTTGTGATGTTTGTGGGAAAAGATTTACTTCAAGCTCAAACTTAAGTGCGCATATGAGGATACACACAGGAGATAAGCCCTTTGGCTGTGATGTTTGTGGTAAAAGATGTActtcaaagtcaaatttaaatgcGCATAAGaggatccacacaggagagaagcccttttgttgttttgtgtgtggTAAAAGATGTTCCTTAAAGTCAcatttaatcttacatatgagaatccacacaggtgagaaacccTTTTGTTGTGATACTTGTGGTAAAAAATGTTCCTCAAAGTCACATTTAATGTCTCACATGAGAAGCCACACGGGAGAAAAACCTTTTACCTGTGACCCTTGTGGTAAAAGATTTGCCATCAAGTCACGTTTAAATAAACATATGAAAATACACACTGGAGAAAAACCTTTTAGTTGTGATACATGTGGTAAAGGATTTTCCAGCAAGTCATATTTAAACATACACATAGAAACCCACTCAGGGGAGAAACCCTTTAGTTGTGATGGCTGTGGTAAAcgattttccagcaggacatatTTAAACTTGCATAtgaaaatccatacaggagagaaaccctttGGCTGTGACACATGTGGAAAGAAATTTTCCTCAAACTCAAATTTAagcagacacatgagaatccacacaggagagaaaccctttGCTTGTGATGCTTGTGGTAAAAGGTGTTCCTCAaagtcagatttaaaaaaacacatgagaatccatacaggagagaaaccctttGCTTGTGGTGCATGTGGTAAAAGATTTTCCTCAAAGTCAGagttaaacagacacatgagaatccacacaggagaaaaaCCCTTTGCCTGTGATACATGTTTTAAAAGATGTGCCTCAAAGTCAGAGTTAAACAGACACAcaagaatccacacaggagagaaaccttttggttgtgatgtGTGTGGTAAAAGATTTTACTCAAAGTCAAACCTTAATGCCCATATAAGAATCCACTCAGGAGATaaaccttttggttgtgatgtatgtggtaaaagattttctgcaaaatcacaattaaaaacacacacaagaatccaCAAGAGAGAGAAATCCTTTGATGAGACTTAG